The following are encoded together in the Pelotomaculum isophthalicicum JI genome:
- a CDS encoding four helix bundle protein — MLCQKAHSFALAVYRLSRVFPKHETYGLSPQFRRAAFSIAANIAEGYVNVAKQIKSAY, encoded by the coding sequence CTGCTATGTCAGAAGGCGCACTCGTTCGCGCTTGCGGTTTATCGTCTATCCAGGGTGTTTCCGAAGCATGAGACATACGGTTTGTCGCCGCAGTTTCGGCGTGCCGCCTTTTCTATTGCAGCGAATATTGCAGAAGGTTATGTAAACGTTGCAAAGCAAATAAAATCCGCGTACTAA
- a CDS encoding type 4a pilus biogenesis protein PilO — protein sequence MLLSKKLKVKLNLSKREKILVSVFLLITACFLYYQYVFTTQVKKINDLNKDIKTKESTINQLTSQGYADIPQLNNRILEMNKEIESFYKTVPNMQNIPGLLVDFYNSSKKNNVFAQTITFGKLEAKDNYSSFQVSLDVVGTKYNVLNFIKEIEAYPRLSRISKIEFEPQENNMILAKISDEFYVLHDVVADPLDYPFTEGKRSLNFLYDLFNQYKVAGEVDKNGNIIVKNNTINNANRVSASENNKAIIPSGNTSGNTTGSTANKSSNNVNPYPWIAPVKQ from the coding sequence ATGCTGCTGTCAAAGAAGTTGAAAGTAAAATTAAATCTCAGTAAGCGTGAAAAGATACTGGTATCCGTTTTTTTGTTGATAACTGCTTGTTTTCTTTATTACCAGTATGTTTTCACAACGCAAGTAAAAAAAATAAATGATCTTAACAAAGACATCAAAACCAAAGAAAGTACGATTAATCAACTTACCAGTCAAGGATACGCTGATATACCCCAGCTGAACAACAGGATCCTGGAGATGAACAAGGAGATTGAGAGTTTCTATAAAACAGTTCCCAATATGCAAAACATACCGGGGCTGTTAGTGGACTTTTACAACTCGTCAAAGAAAAATAACGTATTCGCGCAAACAATTACTTTTGGAAAACTTGAGGCAAAGGATAATTATAGTAGTTTCCAGGTTTCGTTGGATGTTGTGGGTACTAAATACAATGTGCTTAATTTTATTAAAGAGATTGAGGCATACCCGAGGTTATCCAGGATTTCCAAAATAGAATTTGAACCACAGGAAAACAATATGATCTTGGCAAAAATTTCTGACGAGTTTTATGTTTTGCATGATGTGGTAGCTGATCCTCTGGATTACCCCTTTACGGAAGGTAAGCGAAGCTTAAATTTTCTTTATGATCTGTTTAATCAATACAAGGTTGCCGGCGAGGTTGATAAAAACGGTAACATAATAGTAAAAAACAACACGATTAACAATGCCAATAGAGTAAGTGCCAGCGAAAATAATAAAGCGATAATACCAAGCGGAAACACTTCCGGAAACACTACCGGAAGCACTGCAAATAAAAGCAGCAATAATGTCAACCCTTATCCCTGGATTGCACCGGTGAAACAATAG
- a CDS encoding AMP-binding enzyme, which translates to MPDKTRGEVVAAYVIKNDPSLTAKELDEYCRNHLMLAQFKKPRYYRFVEELPYTATGKKIHYKVKETAVEDKKNGLLVRV; encoded by the coding sequence GTGCCCGACAAGACGCGCGGTGAAGTAGTGGCGGCCTATGTGATTAAGAATGACCCTTCGCTCACCGCCAAGGAACTCGACGAATACTGCCGCAACCATCTTATGCTGGCGCAATTTAAAAAGCCCAGGTATTACCGGTTTGTGGAAGAATTGCCTTACACGGCGACGGGGAAAAAGATCCATTACAAGGTCAAGGAAACGGCCGTTGAAGACAAGAAAAATGGGTTGCTGGTGAGAGTCTGA
- a CDS encoding type IV pilus twitching motility protein PilT — translation MMTTDEILALAFKLGASDVHITVNSPPAFRLHGKLLPFDAPEWQGGLGAEASAIGKLTPEDTDSLVRQLMTEAQYQKFQETGEYDFSYAITGMCRFRVNAFKQQNSVGFVIRLINSEILTFQQLGLPEVLASLCRKPRGLVLVTGPTGSGKSTTLASMIDLINEESRHHIITLEDPIEFVHQHKKSLINQREVGRDTGSFANALRAAMREDPDVILVGEMRDPETIGIAITAAETGHLVFGTLHTSSAAQTIDRIIDVFPPYQQQQIRVQLGNTIQGIIAQTLIPRIDKPGRVAAIEIMVATPAIRNLIREGKTYQIISQIQTGAKFGMQSLDIALRNIYMKKIISKDEVLNHAADPETLSKIL, via the coding sequence ATGATGACAACTGATGAAATACTCGCGCTCGCTTTTAAATTAGGCGCTTCCGACGTCCATATCACAGTCAACAGTCCGCCGGCTTTTCGCCTGCACGGTAAGCTGCTGCCTTTTGACGCGCCGGAATGGCAGGGCGGGCTTGGCGCTGAGGCTTCAGCGATCGGCAAGCTGACGCCGGAAGACACCGACTCGTTGGTTCGCCAGCTAATGACTGAAGCGCAGTACCAAAAATTTCAGGAAACAGGCGAGTACGACTTTTCGTATGCCATAACTGGGATGTGCAGGTTCCGGGTTAACGCGTTCAAACAACAGAATAGTGTGGGTTTTGTCATTCGCCTGATCAATTCAGAAATTCTTACATTTCAGCAACTCGGCCTGCCGGAAGTACTGGCGTCTTTATGCCGCAAGCCGAGAGGGCTGGTGCTGGTAACCGGCCCCACCGGCAGCGGAAAGTCCACCACATTGGCTTCCATGATCGATTTAATCAACGAGGAAAGCAGGCACCACATCATTACCCTTGAAGATCCGATCGAGTTTGTGCACCAGCATAAGAAAAGCCTGATCAACCAGCGTGAGGTGGGCAGGGACACCGGATCGTTCGCCAACGCGCTGCGGGCGGCCATGCGCGAGGACCCTGACGTTATCCTGGTAGGTGAAATGCGCGACCCTGAGACTATCGGGATAGCCATAACAGCGGCTGAAACTGGCCACCTGGTTTTTGGAACACTGCATACTTCCAGCGCAGCCCAAACTATCGACAGGATTATCGACGTTTTTCCACCCTACCAGCAACAGCAAATCAGGGTTCAATTGGGCAATACAATCCAGGGTATTATCGCTCAGACGCTTATTCCCAGAATTGACAAGCCCGGGCGGGTCGCGGCGATTGAGATTATGGTCGCCACGCCGGCCATTCGCAACCTTATCCGCGAAGGCAAGACTTACCAGATTATCAGTCAGATTCAGACAGGCGCCAAGTTTGGCATGCAGTCTCTGGACATAGCCTTGCGCAATATATATATGAAAAAAATTATCAGCAAGGACGAAGTATTAAACCATGCCGCCGACCCGGAAACATTGTCAAAGATACTGTAA
- a CDS encoding PilN domain-containing protein: MNVVIKDIDFLPQRFTLERKKNKQRLLLIMIIFIVAVFAGLSVWVPFKMEKELLAKSKTLDENINMLNRATPTYNQMIAKQKEYEQKKQTVNNLESNVFKVIPFLEKVSEVTPQGVYVSQLAIIADEGVNITFISNSPVETANILVGLRKLDIFQSVNIEEVPFVGNPSQVKFNLRFKWAKEAPNKDTSKDTAKDTAKDTSKDTGKSSDKGDVNAAVKEVESKIKSQ; encoded by the coding sequence TTGAACGTAGTCATAAAGGATATTGATTTTTTACCGCAGCGGTTCACCCTGGAACGTAAAAAAAATAAGCAAAGGCTGCTTCTGATTATGATTATCTTCATAGTAGCGGTCTTTGCCGGTCTGTCTGTCTGGGTACCGTTCAAGATGGAAAAAGAATTGCTCGCCAAGTCTAAGACGCTTGATGAAAACATCAATATGCTTAACCGGGCAACACCTACGTATAACCAGATGATAGCAAAGCAAAAAGAATATGAGCAGAAAAAGCAGACTGTCAACAATCTGGAAAGTAACGTGTTTAAAGTTATCCCCTTCTTAGAAAAAGTGTCTGAAGTTACTCCACAAGGGGTTTATGTTTCTCAACTCGCAATTATTGCCGATGAAGGAGTTAATATAACTTTTATCTCGAACAGTCCGGTTGAAACAGCTAACATACTGGTGGGTCTCCGGAAACTGGACATTTTTCAATCTGTCAATATTGAGGAGGTTCCTTTCGTTGGCAACCCCAGCCAGGTGAAGTTCAATTTGCGCTTTAAATGGGCTAAGGAGGCGCCAAACAAAGATACCAGTAAAGATACTGCCAAAGATACTGCCAAAGATACTAGTAAAGATACCGGCAAGAGTTCCGACAAAGGTGATGTAAATGCTGCTGTCAAAGAAGTTGAAAGTAAAATTAAATCTCAGTAA